A segment of the Anguilla anguilla isolate fAngAng1 chromosome 6, fAngAng1.pri, whole genome shotgun sequence genome:
ACTTATGTTAGTCTGTCATCTTAATGGACCTGCACCTTCTTGGTTCTGCACTGGCAGAGATGGCAGTACCCCACAGAgtgcaaagcaaataaataaagagtaaTATGCTGTCTTGTTCCAGTCCAACGGTATGCAGCTTCATTGCAGGATACTGGGAGACACTGAGCTGGAGGTCAGTGAAATCCTCAGTAAGACCCTTGGGAGGAAATTAATCAGGGGGTCCAACAACAAAACGACAGGCCCCTTAAGCTAATGCGCAGTGCAAGACCACTGTCCTTGAGTCCCGCCAATCAGAtcatcctcctccccctccccttccctctcctcccatcCCTCCTTCCCAGAGGACATCCGGCCAATCGCGGCGAGGGCTCAGCAGTAGACGGACCAGTAGATGAGGTTGAAGATGATGTAAGCCCCGGGGAAGATCATGCGGGAGTAGGTGTCGATGGCGTGGGTGTTGTTAATGATGCGGAAGCCGCGGAGGCCCTTCTTCTTGGCAGCGCTGGACTCGCTGTCCAGGGACAGGTGCACCATCATGCGCTCCGGCTTCTCCGGCTCGTCGGGAGCCATGGGCGCCTGCGTGTACCCCGCCAGGCTGTTGGTGTCCGCCTCGCTGTATGTCCCGTCCAGCATCATGGTCCTGGTGTGGGACATCCCGCAGGTGCAGGGCAGGGACTGTGGGGAACAGAGAATAGGTATTTGTTTCTGAGTGTGGCAGAGTGTGAAAGAGTATGTGTATGAGGAGATGTGTCTGAGTTAGTGATTAGACTGATCAGATCTGTCTGATTAATTCTGATTAACTTGATTGCATGCACCTAGTTGTCTGCTAAATACTTCAAGGATCCAAGACTCAGAGGGAAAATCAAACTGAAATCCAAAGCTTTACTTCACATGATACATTTAAAGCAAGGCTACTTCTTGCCATAATGACACAGCAAGATAGTTAAATcgactctaacagagtacatttcGCTCATTGATTTACACTTGATCGCTGTTGGGCTCATATAATATACTGATTAAGTTGAATTAACAATTAACATTTCACAATGTAATATGATAATTGTCACTTCatctctaaaataaaataacatactaACATGTGCTCTGAAGTGCATACTGAAAGGGATGTGATAGCATCCATACCTGCTCTTTAGCCTTTTCTCTGAGTTTCCGGTCCTTTCCGTCCTTCACCGTAGTCAGGTAGTTGACTGCGGCGTATTCCAACACCGATAGAAATACGAACACGAAGCTGACCCAGAGGTAAATGTCCACAGCCTTGATGTAGGAGACCCTGGGCATGGAAGCGTTGACCCCGGTAATGATGGTGGACATGGTGAGCACCGTGGTGATACCTGAAGGACGATGACCACACCCCTCTGATCAGCACAGACTCTCTGGGGTCATCTGAAGCGGTCACTCAAAAAAGCAACCATCAAGAACTTTGAGCCTTACCCAACGACACTCTGGCAGGAACCGCGCGGCGGTCGATCCAGAAGGAGACCCAGGACAGCATGACCATCAGCGTGGCGGGAAAGTAGGTCtgcagcaggaagaagaagatgtGGCGTCGCAGGGTGAAGTTGATGTAGAGCCGATTGTACCATCCTGAGGGAGCAAAGCAAGGGAGAAAGGAAAAGGGTCAAGTACCACACAGTCATCTTTACTTATTCTCACATATTCTTTCTTCTGAGACATATTAAACATATCAAGGGTATTCATTGTATAAAAAGCAGTGCTACTTTAATTAGAGAAATTATTGAGCATGAAATTTTAATgtagcatgttttatttttgtgccaaTCCAAATGGCAGTTTTCTCAATACATGGAATTGTTTGTGTTCAGTCCTGGACCATTATCCTGAAATCTGGACACCATCCACAGCTAACTGTACCTGTGCTGCTGTAGAAAGCGAGCCTGGAAGTGGTGTGGAACTTCTGAATGAGGAACTGAGACAGAGAAATCTTGTCATCCGTGCTCAGTGACTCGTCACCACTCTTCCAGTACAGCATGAGGTCTTCATCCGTGTAGGCATCTGAAGGCAACCGGCAAAGATTCTCAATTAGCGCAAGATGTCCCCCAAAAGGTTTCTCACCGGTGTCAGTGAGGAATGTGAACGATACTCACAGCTTTCCAGCTCTAATGTGCAGGTCTGCGAGTCTAAAGGAAAGCGGCTGAAGTCCATGTTACAGGCGGCTGTTACAGTGACCCTGCATGTTAAGCACAGCAGACACAAAGCAAAGCGCAACAGTCAACAGTCATAGTGAGATGGTCAAACAGGAAACCCCAATAAAGACATGCACACAATTAATATTAAAAGCGTATTAAAACATGTATTATGCAAGCTCTGTGTAAGTATGGATCACTCATGGGTTTAGAGCTCATCCAAGCGTCTGGGACAGGCAGCAGCCCAGGGTGTGAACAGGCCAAAATGTATTAACTGCTTAAAATGGGTAATGCCCCCACACATGTACAGAGAGCACACATTTAAAACCAGTGCATCTAAAGCAAAtgcacttcatttacttttacatttgtgtTCATATACTGTCATTGAATATATAAAGATCTGTGATGAAATTGCATATCCATAAACATTTTGCTTAAAATGGGCAGCAAccaacaatcttttttttaatgggcaACATCCATCATTTCTCTGatcataataaaaatgcattcactgtagaatacatttaaattatttttttagcatcATATTGGTCAACCAGTCAGGAAGCAGCCGAAGGACTTTGAGGTAACTTCTGGTGAGCCAGCATTGTCCTCACCTCAGACTGTACAGTACGTGGCCATCGGGAAACACCCTCAGCATGATGTTGTCCGTTGTGGTGTCGTGAATGAAGGACCTCTTTGAGTGCACGAAGAACACGTCGGGCACCCAAATCTTCTTCACCAGTCGACCGTCGAAGGTCATGCTCTTATTCGTGCTGCTAGGAAAGGACAGGCGCTCGTCCTTCCAGTAGTGTCTGAGGTAAAGCGTCATGGTGAAGTCCTGCatcacaaagcaaaaaaagaagcctTCTGCTAGATACACTTCTCATTCATCAAGATGAAAAAGGCCCTAGCTTCATATTAGGCACCTGGGTAGCTGATATTCTACATTTCTCATAGAGATCCATAGTTTGGGACATTGCATGTTGGGATTATTGGGATATTGCATCTTACTGGATTACTAGAGATGTGTATGATCAAACGTGCTGTCAGCATGAGCAAAGAACATATGTGCAAAGATACCCATCAGATAAGGCACATTTCTGATGACCAATCGAATGCAGTCTGAAAGTCATAGGTCGCTGTCAGCGACAAAGATCAGTATAATCCCTCCTATTTCAGTTCTCTCTGTTCTGCCACTGGGTTTATGAATCCTTTCTGCAACACCGCACTCTATCCCTAAAGTACATCATCCCTCTTTTATTTTCACCACATTACATAATATGAAAGATGTAACACTGGCCATAAATTTTAACATAATAAAGCAATATCGTAATCATCATCAGGTTATTTGATGAAcgagtacaaaaacaaaaaaggaggaATGCGCTTGATGGAAAAAATTGGTTCATTgcttttgaaaagaaattgaaatctattttcagtgacatttaTATGATAAAATGTACAATGACGAAGGCTACACCTACATCAATGGCGGCAAAACCTAGCCTTGGAGAGGCATAGTCATCTGGTTtatgttttcaccttaaaatcagcaaacaGCTGAGAGCCATGACACCAGATGAGATGAGTTAAGAGAGTTTAAAAAACTACTTGTAGGACCTAGGTTGATCACTTGACCTAGACCAATATTTTAAaggtaatattttaaaatgaccacaAAATGACTTGCTggtatgtaaatgaaaaattatatttgatatAACTGAAACACAAGTGTGCACAACATCATAGAAGGTCTGACTTCAGGGAAGATTTTATTGGAATTGTTTCACTAAATTTTGACCACATGACCCACACAATAATATTGATAGCCAGTGCTCTATACATTCTATGACTTCATGTTTGAATGTGTGGACAAAATACACATTCTTAATATATGCTTTTCTGATCTAGTTTCTGAATGTTCTTCGAGACAAGGGGTCCTGAATGTTAACTAAGAAGAGCTGGAGGTTTTTGCGGTAACTCTactaaaacattaaattcaacAGATCAACTTATCACAATCTTCAGTCCAGTcttgattttgatttgtttaaTCAGATACTTCAGTTCTGGGCTACAACAAAAACTGGTACCATCACTGGCCATTCTTgtataagactggggacccctgtTCTAGACAAAATAGCataagtttgttttgtttatttctgaattgTAGGTGCTGCAATTGAATTACAGACAACTGCGTTGTTGTAGTTGCTACAAATAGGAATAGAGAATTTGCCATTTTTAGGAAAGCATCAGATTTAGTTTCAACGGGAAATTATTCTCTTACCATATCTACTTCTGAAATACTGTCCAGGCTTTCCACCTGTACATCTACTCCAACAGGAATGGCAGGGCCTGGAAAATAGACATCAAAAGTCACGCACTGCTCATATTATATATCATATTAACAACGCAAATCACCATTTCTTATCCTTTTGATTGACTAGCTGACCCACAATCAGAATGTTTTCTTCCACCATTCATGTCAAGCTTTCAATTCAAAGCATGGAGAGTGTTAAAACATCATAAACTTTTCAAATAATGGCAAAATGTTGCATATGGGGCACTTGTAAGAGTGACTCCAGGTAAACGTACATCATTGCTGGATTACCTTATATTCCATTTACCAAATCATAGGTTTTCTAGGAAAATACAAACCCTGGATTAGACTCTGAAGATGATTTGATCGACATTACGACCATGAGTAAACACACGTAGCTATCACGGCttaaacattcttttttccAGTTCTTCATCAGTTGATACAGGTTTCAGATATAGAATACTCGTCAATGACATTGATTGCAGGAATTTTATACTCTAGATTACTGCCCTGTATCTTTCCCATCATTTCAAATGGAAAGATGACCTCAGAGGTAAAAGCTTGATAAACTTAGCAACAGGAATTAAGGATAGTGGGACTTTTGGCAGAAACTGACATAGGGTTAATTAGTGCAGTGAAATACATTGTTCTTCCAAACCAGCAACAACATCAAAAAACCTTAATCTTCATATAACCCGCCTCCCGAAATAAGAACAGTGAAATTTAGCATTACATCAGTCACACGGTGATAACAAGGCACTATAACAAGGTAATTACAATGTAGTTACAAAT
Coding sequences within it:
- the LOC118230025 gene encoding gamma-aminobutyric acid receptor subunit rho-2-like gives rise to the protein MPYFTKLLFLLFCLMLIGECRKHRGRKRRWTGPVETHKHGSTLSKKMVDVTKTRKVKKDHLLRVDDHDFTMRPAFAGPAIPVGVDVQVESLDSISEVDMDFTMTLYLRHYWKDERLSFPSSTNKSMTFDGRLVKKIWVPDVFFVHSKRSFIHDTTTDNIMLRVFPDGHVLYSLRVTVTAACNMDFSRFPLDSQTCTLELESYAYTDEDLMLYWKSGDESLSTDDKISLSQFLIQKFHTTSRLAFYSSTGWYNRLYINFTLRRHIFFFLLQTYFPATLMVMLSWVSFWIDRRAVPARVSLGITTVLTMSTIITGVNASMPRVSYIKAVDIYLWVSFVFVFLSVLEYAAVNYLTTVKDGKDRKLREKAKEQSLPCTCGMSHTRTMMLDGTYSEADTNSLAGYTQAPMAPDEPEKPERMMVHLSLDSESSAAKKKGLRGFRIINNTHAIDTYSRMIFPGAYIIFNLIYWSVYC